In Salvelinus fontinalis isolate EN_2023a chromosome 25, ASM2944872v1, whole genome shotgun sequence, one genomic interval encodes:
- the LOC129823205 gene encoding vasoactive intestinal polypeptide receptor 2-like, giving the protein MERSRVGLLFLALCLLRVKVSGRNPTCHFLWELQRAELVCHYELKKQSMEPAGCGGLWDNISCWAPAAVGEVVTLSCPPALTHLFGRQGNISRNCTEAGWSDVYPSLSTVCWSSDNKPNMLLFYSVVKTLYTLGHSLSLIALITSTLILCLFRRLHCTRNYIHVNLFVSFILRAVAVLVKDSVIFSHNENTDCSTQPSLVGCKVSLVMFNYFIMANFFWLLVEGLYLHTLLLVTYAYTHLAVYLAIGWGLPSVFLVVWVFCRIYLEDTGCWERNDIPTPWRAINWPIMASVIINFVLFISIIRILVQKLRCSNMGGNDQSQYRRLAKSTLLLIPLFGVNYMVFVYLVETESDGMEEYKILFDLVLGSFQGLMVAILYCFLNTEVQGELKLKWRSVSLKRYMWRDYRLHRGSISHNGTDNSTHFQRNSRAQSILQTETTSL; this is encoded by the exons TCACTATGAGCTGAAGAAACAATCCATGGAGCCTGCAG gctgtggTGGCCTATGGGACAACATTTCGTGTTGGGCCCCAGCAGCAGTAGGGGAGGTGGTGACTCTCTCCTGCCCCCCTGCTCTCACACACCTCTTCGGACGACAAG GCAACATCAGTAGGAACTGTACCGAGGCTGGCTGGTCTGACGTCTACCCCAGCCTCAGCACTGTCTGCTGGTCCAGTGACAACAAACCCAACATG CTGCTGTTCTACTCGGTGGTGAAGACTCTGTACACTCTGGGCCACAGTCTCTCCCTCATCGCTCTCATCACCTCTACACTCATTCTCTGTCTGTTCAg gaGGCTCCACTGTACTAGGAACTACATCCATGTGAACCTGTTTGTGTCGTTCATCTTGCGAGCTGTGGCCGTGCTGGTTAAAGACTCTGTCATCTTCTCCCATAATGAAAACACTGACTGTAGCACACAGCCCTCACTG gtgggCTGTAAGGTCAGTTTGGTGATGTTTAACTATTTCATCATGgctaacttcttctggctgctgGTGGAAGGCCTCTACCTACACACTCTGCTCCTCGTCACCTACGCATACACACACCTCGCTGTCTACCTCGCCATCGGCTggg GGTTACCCTCAGTATTTCTTGTGGTCTGGGTCTTCTGTAGGATCTATCTGGAAGACACTGG gtgctgGGAGAGGAATGACATCCCCACCCCTTGGAGGGCGATCAACTGGCCCATAATGGCGTCTGTGATA ATCAACTTTGTTCTTTTTATCAGTATCATCCGTATTCTAGTCCAGAAACTACGCTGCTCTAACATGGGCGGGAACGACCAATCACAATACAG GCGTCTGGCTAAGTCCACCCTGCTGTTGATCCCTCTCTTTGGAGTCAACTACATGGTGTTTGTCTACCTGGTGGAGACAGAGAGCGATGGGATGGAGGAGTACAAGATTCTGTTTGACCTGGTACTGGGGTCCTTCCAG GGCCTGATGGTAGCCATCCTCTACTGCTTCCTCAACACCGAG gtCCAGGGGGAGCTGAAGTTGAAGTGGAGGAGTGTGTCGTTGAAGCGCTACATGTGGAGGGACTACCGTCTACACAGGGGGTCAATCAGCCATAACGGGACTGATAACTCCACCCACTTCCAGCGTAACTCCAGAGCCCAATCCATCCTACAGACCGAGACCACCTCACTGTGA